Proteins found in one Stigmatella aurantiaca genomic segment:
- a CDS encoding glycosyl hydrolase, with protein sequence MKQFLVLAALLLAGAPAREAHAQMQPQATKSAKRGIAYGYHSAADMTALSAGISWWYNWAPQPESTAAGVAPTVGVTFSPMVWGGTPNADTLSAQIPAGAQYLLGFNEPNFKSQANKTPKQAAALWPVLEEVARRKNLKLVAPAVNYCGDCVTEDGVTFTDPVVYLDAFFKACTNCKVDYIAVHWYACDVSALSWYIGLFKKYNKPIWLTEFACGDRPHNEITLAVQKKYMTDAVNYLENEPAVFRYSWFSGRNGEIPNINLLGNSGQLTELGQLYVSLPTATPPTTDPNKHVPVAAMASSSEGAGTVAGNAIDGSLSTRWSSAFSDPQYLMVDYGATKTFNRVKIQWEAAYGKEYQVQTSANGSTWTTLYSTSTSDGGVDDLTGLNGSGRYLRIYGTKRNTQYGYSIFEVEAYGG encoded by the coding sequence ATGAAACAGTTCCTTGTTCTGGCTGCCCTCCTCCTGGCGGGCGCCCCCGCGCGGGAAGCGCACGCGCAGATGCAGCCGCAGGCCACCAAGAGCGCCAAGCGGGGCATCGCTTATGGCTACCACTCCGCCGCGGACATGACGGCCCTCTCGGCAGGTATCAGCTGGTGGTACAACTGGGCCCCCCAGCCGGAGTCCACGGCCGCCGGCGTAGCGCCCACGGTGGGGGTTACCTTCTCGCCCATGGTGTGGGGCGGAACGCCCAACGCGGACACGCTGTCCGCGCAGATTCCCGCGGGCGCTCAGTACCTGCTGGGCTTCAACGAGCCCAACTTCAAGAGCCAGGCGAACAAGACGCCCAAGCAGGCCGCGGCCCTGTGGCCCGTGCTGGAAGAGGTGGCCCGGCGCAAGAACCTGAAGCTCGTGGCCCCCGCGGTGAACTACTGCGGCGACTGCGTGACCGAGGACGGGGTGACCTTCACGGACCCCGTCGTCTACCTGGACGCGTTCTTCAAGGCCTGCACCAACTGCAAGGTCGATTACATCGCCGTCCACTGGTACGCCTGCGATGTCAGCGCGCTCAGCTGGTACATCGGCCTGTTCAAGAAGTACAACAAGCCCATCTGGCTGACCGAGTTCGCCTGCGGTGACCGGCCCCACAACGAAATCACGCTGGCGGTCCAGAAGAAGTACATGACGGACGCGGTGAACTACCTGGAGAACGAGCCCGCCGTCTTCCGCTACTCCTGGTTCTCCGGCCGCAACGGCGAGATTCCCAATATCAACCTCCTGGGCAACTCGGGGCAGCTCACGGAGCTCGGCCAGCTGTACGTGAGCCTGCCCACGGCCACGCCCCCCACCACGGACCCCAACAAGCACGTGCCCGTGGCCGCCATGGCCTCCTCCAGCGAGGGCGCCGGCACGGTGGCGGGCAACGCCATCGACGGGAGCCTGAGCACGCGCTGGAGCAGCGCCTTCTCGGACCCCCAGTACCTGATGGTGGACTACGGCGCGACGAAGACCTTCAATCGCGTGAAGATCCAGTGGGAGGCCGCCTACGGTAAGGAGTACCAGGTCCAGACGTCCGCCAACGGCAGCACCTGGACCACCCTCTACTCCACGTCCACCAGCGACGGCGGCGTGGATGACCTCACCGGCCTGAATGGCAGCGGCCGGTACCTGCGCATCTACGGAACGAAGCGCAACACCCAGTACGGCTACTCCATCTTCGAGGTGGAGGCCTACGGCGGGTAA
- a CDS encoding endo alpha-1,4 polygalactosaminidase, whose protein sequence is MLNWKPLLCLVPALPLLGACGGSEAASLSGEPVDTVTPAVEATATWWRPTPGTRWQIQLDGTLNTSFNVAVYDVDLFDTPASTLSALKAQGRKVICYFSAGSYENWRSDAGSFPAAALGNTLDGWPGERWLDIRNTKVRDIMRTRIELARQKGCDAVDPDNVDGYANSTGFKLTSADQLSFNRFLAAEAHARGLAVGLKNDVGQVAQLVNDFDFQVNEECFQYDECEELLPFINAGKPVFNIEYGGNSLAQQICPRANALNFDTLVKNLDLDAPRLSCR, encoded by the coding sequence TTGCTAAACTGGAAGCCCCTGTTGTGCCTCGTTCCCGCCCTCCCCCTCCTCGGGGCCTGCGGTGGGAGCGAGGCGGCCTCCCTCTCCGGAGAGCCCGTGGACACCGTCACCCCCGCCGTGGAGGCCACGGCCACTTGGTGGCGGCCCACCCCCGGGACGCGCTGGCAGATCCAGCTCGATGGCACCCTGAACACCAGCTTCAACGTCGCGGTGTACGACGTGGACTTGTTCGACACGCCGGCCTCGACCCTGAGCGCGCTCAAGGCGCAGGGCCGCAAGGTCATCTGCTACTTCAGCGCGGGCTCCTATGAGAACTGGCGCTCGGACGCCGGCAGCTTCCCCGCGGCGGCCCTGGGCAACACGCTGGATGGCTGGCCCGGAGAGCGCTGGCTGGACATCCGCAACACCAAGGTCCGCGACATCATGCGCACCCGCATCGAGCTGGCCCGCCAGAAGGGCTGTGACGCGGTGGACCCCGACAACGTGGATGGCTACGCCAACTCCACGGGCTTCAAGCTCACCTCCGCCGACCAGCTCTCCTTCAACCGCTTCCTCGCCGCCGAGGCCCATGCGCGTGGGCTGGCCGTGGGCCTGAAGAACGACGTGGGGCAGGTTGCCCAGCTCGTGAACGACTTCGACTTCCAGGTCAACGAGGAGTGCTTCCAGTACGACGAGTGCGAGGAGCTGCTGCCCTTCATCAACGCGGGCAAGCCCGTGTTCAACATCGAGTATGGCGGCAACTCCCTGGCCCAGCAGATCTGCCCGCGGGCCAACGCGCTCAACTTCGACACCCTGGTGAAGAACCTGGACCTGGACGCGCCCCGCCTCTCCTGCCGCTGA